In Pieris napi chromosome 2, ilPieNapi1.2, whole genome shotgun sequence, the following proteins share a genomic window:
- the LOC125058572 gene encoding putative glycerol kinase 5, which translates to MEDKYILSLDIGTTTIRAFIYNSRTETIAKAVDHVILHYPEPGYVEIDPDELWNSVVDVINKALKSAKLNPRQITAMGISTQRSTFTTWSRVTGRPFHRFITWKDLRADKLVKYWNNSYLWKFIKVGAYVLYMVSRSKRFKAGSVFKFSNNQTTLRLYWALLNVPELKIAIEKNDAMFGTLDTWLLYKMTDKKIHMTDVSSASATGFFDPFTMQWAGWAMSIFGISFDMLPTIVDTAGNHFTCTAKEIWGHAIPIKSCIADQTASMWGSCCFDVGDVKLTMGTGTFFNINTGSSPHASVSGLYPVVGWRLGQELVFSAEGANNDTASIIKWAHNLGLFEKPEDTADIAMSVPDSDGVFFIPAFSGLGPPYNDCTAASGFIGMKPSTTKAHLVRAVLEAIAFRTAQLYDCVRKETNYTFNTIRMDGGVSNNDFVAQLVADLTGLKVERPVEVEMSSLGCAHLVGLTLGIFKSKEELKSLRKIGTVFTPRAHVKKSYDVTISRWENAVKRMCGWYIDNKSSQNSISDSSVTPQNSFKNGKAK; encoded by the exons ATGgaagataaatatattctcTCATTGGATATTGGAACTACAACCATACgagcatttatttataattctcgTACAGAAACTATAGCTAAGGCAGTTGatcat GTAATACTGCATTATCCAGAACCAGGCTATGTAGAGATTGATCCTGATGAATTATGGAACTCTGTTGTTGACGTCATTAATAAGGCTTTAAAAA GTGCCAAGTTAAATCCTAGACAAATAACTGCGATGGGAATTTCAACACAGCGGAGTACTTTTACAACATGGTCTAGAGTAACAGGAAGACCATTTCATAGATTCATCACATGGAAGGATTTAAGAGCCGATAAACTAGTTAAATATTGGAATAATTCATATTTGTGGAAG TTTATAAAGGTTGGTgcttatgtattatatatggTATCAAGAAGTAAAAGATTTAAGGCTGgaagtgtttttaaattttcaaataatcaG actaCTCTGCGACTCTATTGGGCTCTACTGAATGTACCCGAATTGAAAATTGCAATTGAGAAAAATGATGCAATGTTTGGCACATTAGATACAtggcttttatataaaatgacag ATAAGAAAATACACATGACTGATGTATCTTCAGCGTCAGCGACGGGTTTCTTCGACCCGTTCACTATGCAGTGGGCCGGGTGGGCCATGTCCATATTTGGAATATCATTTGACATGTTGCCCACAATTGTGGACACTGCAGGCAACCACTTTACCTGTACAGCGAAGGAGATATGGGGGCATGCTATACCCATCAAGAGTTGT ATAGCTGACCAAACAGCTTCCATGTGGGGCTCATGTTGCTTCGACGTTGGAGACGTGAAGCTAACGATGGGGACTGGGACATTCTTCAACATAAACACCGGTTCTTCGCCCCACGCCAGCGTGTCGGGGCTTTATCCTGTAGTGGGGTGGAGATTGGGGCAGGAATTGGTCTTCTCGGCGGAAGGGGCCAATAATGATACCGCTAGTATTATTAAATGGGCCCATAATTTGG GCCTATTCGAAAAACCAGAAGATACAGCTGACATAGCGATGTCTGTCCCGGATTCGGATGGTGTGTTCTTCATACCGGCTTTTAGTGGACTAGGG cccCCATACAACGATTGTACGGCGGCTTCAGGCTTTATAGGAATGAAGCCTTCGACAACCAAGGCGCATCTAGTACGAGCGGTTTTGGAGGCGATAGCCTTCCGTACGGCGCAGTTGTACGATTGTGTACGAAAGGAAACGAACTATACGTTCAATACTATacg TATGGACGGTGGCGTGTCTAACAATGATTTCGTGGCCCAATTGGTAGCGGACCTCACAGGGCTCAAAGTGGAAAGACCGGTTGAAGTTGAAATGTCTTCGCTTGGATGTGCTCATTTAGTTGGACTCACTTTAG GTATATTCAAATCGAAAGAGGAGCTTAAATCCCTCCGTAAAATAGGTACTGTATTTACACCACGTGCGCACGTCAAAAAATCGTACGACGTCACGATTTCCCGTTGGGAAAACGCCGTCAAACGGATGTGTGGATGGTATATAGACAATAAGTCGTCCCAAAATAGTATTTCCGATAGTTCTGTGACGCCCCAAAACAGCTTCAAGAATGGCAAGGCGAAATAG